The proteins below are encoded in one region of Saccharomyces kudriavzevii IFO 1802 strain IFO1802 genome assembly, chromosome: 5:
- the GLC7 gene encoding type 1 serine/threonine-protein phosphatase catalytic subunit GLC7 (similar to Saccharomyces cerevisiae GLC7 (YER133W); ancestral locus Anc_8.159): MDSQPVDVDNIIDRLLEVRGSKPGQQVDLEENEIRYLCSKARSIFIKQPILLELEAPIKICGDIHGQYYDLLRLFEYGGFPPESNYLFLGDYVDRGKQSLETICLLLAYKIKYPENFFILRGNHECASINRIYGFYDECKRRYNIKLWKTFTDCFNCLPIAAIIDEKIFCMHGGLSPDLNSMEQIRRVMRPTDIPDVGLLCDLLWSDPDKDIVGWSENDRGVSFTFGPDVVNRFLQKQDMELICRAHQVVEDGYEFFSKRQLVTLFSAPNYCGEFDNAGAMMSVDESLLCSFQILKPAQKSLPRQAGGRKKK; encoded by the exons ATGGACTCACAACCAGTTGACGTTGATAATATCATCGATAGATTATTGGAAGTAAGAGGATCTAAACCAGGTCAACAAGTTGAtctagaagaaaatgaaatcagaTACTTATGTTCAAAAGCCAGGTCTATATTCATAAAACAACCGATTTTACTAGAGTTAGAAGCCCCAATCAAA atatGTGGTGACATTCATGGACAATATTATGATTTGCTGCGTCTTTTCGAGTATGGTGGATTTCCACCAGAGTCTAATTATCTATTTTTAGGTGATTATGTTGACCGTGGTAAACAATCTTTAGAAACTATTTGCCTGTTATTAGCCTACAAGATCAAGTATCCagaaaactttttcattttaagAGGAAATCATGAATGTGCCTCCATTAATAGAATTTACGGGTTCTATGATGAATGTAAGAGACGTTATAATATCAAACTATGGAAAACTTTCACAGATTGTTTCAATTGTCTACCAATTGCTGCAATTATTGACGAGAAGATCTTCTGTATGCATGGTGGCCTTTCACCAGATTTGAACAGTATGGAACAAATCAGAAGGGTGATGAGACCAACGGATATTCCCGATGTTGGTTTGTTATGTGACTTATTGTGGTCAGATCCAGATAAAGATATCGTAGGTTGGAGTGAAAATGATAGAGGTGTTTCCTTCACTTTTGGTCCTGATGTAGTGAACAGATTTTTACAGAAACAAGACATGGAGTTGATTTGCAGAGCCCACCAAGTTGTGGAAGATGGTTACGAATTCTTTAGTAAAAGACAATTAGTGACACTTTTCAGTGCCCCAAATTATTGTGGTGAATTTGATAATGCCGGTGCAATGATGAGCGTTGACGAAAGTTTATTATGttctttccaaattttaAAACCCGCTCAAAAAAGTTTACCTAGGCAAGCTGGGgggagaaagaaaaaataa